From Streptomyces qinzhouensis, one genomic window encodes:
- a CDS encoding SCO0930 family lipoprotein, which translates to MKTWRSASLAATAAALLVLTTACGQEDKGGGSTDGGQPVGAAKPARPDGGYGDYGSGGGTERGTAAKPAGRLAVRDIPELGKVLTDSAGFTLYRFDRDTASPPRSRCEGDCAKAWPVVAAEGATAPSGAGPGLLGSVARADGGSQLTVAGWPVYRYAEDTRAGEAKGQGVGGTWFAAAPDGGKAGGAGATPTGGPGGYGTGGAPSRDSGSGSGSDRAEPVGLPGLSTRKDPKLGEIVVDREGMTVYRFLKDSAWPMRTACTGECLEKWPVVAPVNKNDTKGILKKGFVTFARPDGIKQQTIDCWPLYTFAGDRGPGETNGQGVGGTWFAVTPQGKAVGTAK; encoded by the coding sequence ATGAAGACCTGGCGGAGCGCGTCGCTCGCCGCGACGGCGGCGGCCCTACTGGTACTGACGACGGCGTGCGGTCAGGAGGACAAGGGCGGCGGAAGCACGGACGGCGGACAGCCCGTCGGCGCGGCGAAGCCGGCCCGGCCCGACGGCGGCTACGGGGACTACGGCTCCGGCGGCGGCACCGAGCGGGGCACCGCGGCGAAGCCGGCCGGCCGGCTCGCGGTACGGGACATCCCGGAGCTCGGCAAGGTCCTCACCGACAGCGCCGGATTCACCCTCTACCGCTTCGACCGGGACACCGCCTCGCCCCCGCGATCCCGTTGCGAAGGCGATTGCGCGAAGGCATGGCCGGTGGTGGCCGCGGAGGGTGCGACGGCCCCGTCCGGGGCCGGCCCCGGGCTCCTCGGCTCGGTGGCCAGGGCCGACGGCGGCAGCCAGCTGACCGTCGCCGGTTGGCCCGTGTACCGGTACGCCGAGGACACCCGGGCCGGGGAGGCCAAGGGGCAGGGCGTCGGCGGCACCTGGTTCGCCGCCGCCCCGGACGGCGGGAAGGCGGGCGGCGCGGGAGCGACCCCTACCGGTGGCCCGGGCGGCTACGGGACCGGGGGCGCCCCGAGCCGGGATTCCGGTTCCGGTTCCGGTTCCGACCGTGCCGAACCGGTCGGCCTGCCCGGACTCTCGACCCGCAAGGATCCGAAACTCGGTGAGATCGTGGTGGACCGCGAAGGTATGACGGTCTACCGCTTCCTGAAGGACTCGGCCTGGCCGATGCGGACCGCCTGCACCGGGGAGTGCCTGGAGAAGTGGCCCGTGGTGGCCCCTGTCAACAAGAACGACACGAAGGGCATCCTCAAGAAGGGTTTTGTCACCTTCGCCCGTCCCGACGGAATCAAGCAGCAGACCATCGACTGCTGGCCCCTCTACACCTTCGCGGGCGACCGCGGGCCCGGGGAGACCAACGGGCAGGGCGTGGGCGGCACCTGGTTCGCCGTGACCCCGCAGGGCAAGGCGGTCGGAACGGCGAAGTAG
- a CDS encoding polysaccharide deacetylase family protein → MKKDQTPPDRRTVLRIAAGIGALATAGLLVTEGTGGRAAAPGAAVRGAGGAPGRPAAGAAGAAHHRARATAYRLQPMTTIPRRLRRIRPPVREHPFLSLPSTGRTMVLTFDDGPDSRYTPEVLDLLARYDVPAMFFVCGEMAAVNGDLVRRMADDGHVVGNHTWSHPLMPSLAPSRIRDEMGRTSEVVEELVGQAPLWYRAPFGAWNRHSFAIGAELGMEPLAWTVDTLDWTEPGAGTIASRVLDGAAPGVVVLSHDAGGDRSQSVAALRNYLPKLLEAGYTITVPQR, encoded by the coding sequence ATGAAGAAGGATCAGACGCCACCGGACCGCCGCACCGTGCTCCGGATCGCCGCGGGCATCGGCGCCCTCGCCACCGCGGGTCTCCTCGTGACCGAGGGGACCGGTGGGCGGGCCGCGGCCCCCGGGGCCGCCGTGCGCGGCGCGGGCGGTGCGCCGGGCCGTCCGGCCGCCGGTGCGGCGGGCGCCGCGCACCACCGGGCCCGGGCGACCGCCTACCGGCTCCAGCCCATGACCACGATCCCGCGCAGGCTGCGCCGGATCCGGCCGCCGGTGCGCGAACACCCCTTCCTCAGCCTGCCGTCGACGGGCCGGACCATGGTGCTGACCTTCGACGACGGGCCGGATTCCCGCTACACCCCGGAGGTCCTGGACCTCCTCGCCCGCTACGACGTGCCCGCGATGTTCTTCGTCTGCGGGGAGATGGCCGCGGTGAACGGGGATCTGGTACGGCGGATGGCCGACGACGGGCACGTCGTGGGAAACCACACCTGGTCCCATCCGCTGATGCCGTCCCTGGCACCCTCCCGGATCCGCGACGAGATGGGCCGGACCAGCGAGGTCGTCGAGGAGCTGGTGGGGCAGGCGCCGCTCTGGTACCGCGCGCCCTTCGGGGCCTGGAACCGCCATTCGTTCGCGATCGGCGCCGAGCTCGGGATGGAGCCGCTGGCTTGGACCGTCGACACCCTGGACTGGACCGAGCCCGGCGCCGGGACCATCGCCAGCCGGGTGCTGGACGGCGCCGCGCCGGGCGTGGTGGTGCTCTCGCACGACGCCGGGGGAGACCGCTCGCAGAGCGTGGCGGCGCTCCGCAACTATCTGCCGAAGCTGTTGGAAGCCGGATACACCATCACCGTTCCACAGCGCTGA
- a CDS encoding CapA family protein yields MGRNRTRRHTARRGGGPGRYGAPALAVLLLAAGTTACAAPGPEPAAPRASPSAARGSVPDRAFTLVASGDVLPHDSVIARARGDAEGPADGGYDFRPMLAAVRPFVSAADLAICHMETVYGADGDYRGYPAFTSPPQIARGLAATGYDACSTASNHTLDDGADGIRRTLDAMDTAGLVHHGSARTAEEAALPGRLKAGGAEVAHLAYTYGTNGQPLPDGQPWAVRLIDEQRILDDARAARRAGADIVVLSLHWGTEWQTAPDEQQLTLAKSLTAANTGGRPDIDLVLGTHAHVPQAYEKVNGTWVIYGMGDQIAGPMFDYSGARDHRGNMGSIGRFTFGPPKTPGGRWEVTRAEFVPQWYDTDSGRVVNLPAAVAEDSGRDDYRSIQDTVAETVLSRGAAKDGLTMAR; encoded by the coding sequence ATGGGACGGAACCGGACCAGACGGCATACGGCGCGGCGAGGCGGCGGACCCGGACGGTACGGCGCCCCGGCGCTCGCCGTCCTGCTGCTCGCGGCCGGTACGACGGCCTGCGCCGCCCCCGGCCCGGAACCGGCGGCCCCCCGGGCCTCGCCGTCCGCCGCCCGGGGCTCGGTGCCCGACCGGGCCTTCACCCTCGTGGCCAGCGGGGACGTCCTGCCCCATGACTCCGTCATCGCGCGGGCCCGCGGTGACGCCGAAGGGCCGGCCGACGGGGGCTACGACTTCCGTCCCATGCTCGCCGCGGTCCGGCCCTTCGTCTCGGCCGCCGATCTGGCGATCTGCCATATGGAGACCGTGTACGGCGCCGACGGCGACTACCGCGGCTACCCGGCCTTCACCTCCCCGCCCCAGATCGCCCGCGGACTCGCCGCCACCGGGTACGACGCCTGCTCCACCGCGTCCAACCACACCCTGGACGACGGCGCCGACGGCATCCGCCGCACCCTCGACGCCATGGACACCGCCGGGCTGGTCCACCACGGCTCCGCCCGTACCGCCGAGGAAGCCGCACTCCCCGGCCGGCTCAAGGCGGGCGGCGCCGAGGTCGCACACCTCGCGTACACCTACGGAACCAACGGACAGCCGCTGCCCGACGGACAGCCCTGGGCCGTCCGGCTCATCGACGAACAGCGGATCCTCGACGACGCCCGGGCCGCCCGCCGGGCCGGCGCCGATATCGTCGTCCTCAGCCTGCACTGGGGCACGGAGTGGCAGACCGCGCCGGACGAACAGCAACTGACCCTGGCGAAGAGCCTCACCGCGGCCAATACCGGCGGCCGCCCCGACATCGATCTCGTCCTGGGCACCCACGCCCATGTGCCCCAGGCCTACGAGAAGGTCAACGGCACCTGGGTGATCTACGGGATGGGCGACCAGATCGCCGGCCCCATGTTCGACTACTCCGGTGCCAGGGACCACCGCGGAAACATGGGCTCCATCGGACGCTTCACCTTCGGCCCGCCCAAGACCCCCGGCGGACGCTGGGAGGTCACCCGGGCGGAGTTCGTACCCCAGTGGTACGACACCGACTCGGGGCGCGTCGTCAACCTCCCGGCCGCGGTCGCCGAGGACTCGGGCCGTGACGACTACCGCTCGATTCAGGACACCGTCGCCGAAACCGTTCTGAGCCGGGGCGCCGCGAAGGACGGTCTGACGATGGCTCGTTGA
- a CDS encoding class F sortase, with protein MGADFDDPGPRRRSPWGVLALVMLTGIALMKNGVDVALGPPQPAAAASLDRAHGESFAGPAVPRTLPNAPAERVAIPAIGVDAPLMNVGLDADGWIEAPPADSPEFAGWYQNGVAPGQRGTAVIAGHVDSTSGPAVFYGLGTVKRGDRVEVDRLDGKTAVFEVYGVEVYAKDDFPGAQVYGDTGYPELRVITCGGGWSRAGGYDGNVVVFARMVSTR; from the coding sequence ATGGGCGCGGACTTCGACGACCCGGGGCCGCGGCGGCGTTCGCCCTGGGGCGTTCTGGCGCTGGTCATGCTCACCGGGATCGCGTTGATGAAGAACGGGGTGGACGTCGCGCTCGGCCCGCCCCAGCCCGCGGCGGCCGCTTCGCTCGACCGTGCCCACGGGGAGAGCTTCGCCGGACCGGCCGTACCGAGGACACTGCCGAACGCGCCCGCCGAGCGGGTGGCGATCCCCGCGATCGGCGTCGATGCCCCGCTGATGAACGTGGGTCTGGACGCCGATGGCTGGATCGAGGCGCCGCCCGCCGACTCACCGGAGTTCGCGGGCTGGTACCAGAACGGTGTGGCGCCCGGGCAGCGCGGCACGGCGGTCATCGCGGGGCATGTCGACAGTACGTCCGGGCCCGCGGTGTTCTACGGGCTCGGCACGGTGAAGCGGGGTGACCGGGTCGAGGTGGACCGGCTCGACGGGAAGACGGCGGTGTTCGAGGTGTACGGCGTCGAGGTGTACGCCAAGGACGACTTCCCGGGCGCCCAGGTGTACGGCGACACCGGCTATCCGGAGCTGCGGGTGATCACTTGCGGTGGCGGCTGGAGCCGGGCCGGGGGGTACGACGGCAATGTGGTGGTCTTCGCCAGGATGGTCTCCACGCGCTGA
- a CDS encoding sigma-70 family RNA polymerase sigma factor: MATATLSASATTDEGAIAELQREHGPALLSFLQGLTYGDQQRAEDLLQETLVRAWQHPEAFERPYESMRPWLFTVGRRLAIDARRSRLARPTEIGDGVLATTPDPADSTEITVAQLDVRAAVGSLSPDHRAVLDRLYFQGLSVSEAAESLGIPPGTVKSRSHYALRALAPRLPGYARAGRRAV, translated from the coding sequence ATGGCGACGGCAACCCTGAGCGCTTCCGCGACCACCGACGAGGGGGCCATCGCGGAACTCCAGCGCGAACACGGCCCCGCCCTGCTGAGCTTTCTCCAGGGTCTGACCTACGGGGACCAGCAGCGCGCCGAGGACCTGCTCCAGGAGACACTCGTCCGGGCCTGGCAGCATCCGGAGGCCTTCGAACGGCCCTACGAGTCCATGCGCCCCTGGCTGTTCACCGTGGGGCGGCGGCTCGCCATCGACGCCCGGCGCTCACGGCTCGCCCGTCCCACGGAGATCGGGGACGGGGTGCTCGCCACCACGCCCGACCCGGCGGACTCCACCGAGATCACCGTCGCCCAGCTCGACGTCCGCGCCGCCGTCGGCTCACTGAGCCCCGACCACCGGGCCGTCCTGGACCGGCTGTACTTCCAGGGGCTGAGCGTGAGCGAGGCGGCGGAATCCCTCGGGATCCCGCCGGGTACGGTCAAATCCCGGTCGCACTACGCGCTGCGCGCCCTGGCGCCGCGACTGCCCGGGTACGCCAGGGCCGGGCGGCGCGCCGTGTGA
- a CDS encoding SAM-dependent methyltransferase: MERAVWAPPGIDTSVAGVARMYDYYAGGSHNFAADRDAARRALGFLPGLPKSVQADRAFMRRAVTWAAGRGVTRFIDIGCGMVSYGNVHEVARAADPACRIVHLDHDPVAVAHVRAVAGDDPGIAVAVADLRRPRQLLDGPEVAELLEAASPVALLLLGVLPFVEDAEDPYGAVRELGEALPPESLIVITHAAYDGVPVSQEQTEGALGVYRDIRSPLTLRSQEQIARFFEGYEMVEPGLVSTPHWRPDTPAEQEDPYAFSSYAGVGRKA, encoded by the coding sequence ATGGAGCGTGCTGTCTGGGCCCCGCCCGGCATCGACACCTCGGTGGCCGGTGTGGCCCGGATGTACGACTACTACGCGGGCGGCTCCCACAACTTCGCGGCCGACCGGGACGCCGCACGCCGGGCGCTCGGCTTTCTGCCCGGGCTGCCCAAGAGCGTCCAGGCCGACCGGGCGTTCATGCGCCGCGCGGTGACCTGGGCGGCAGGGCGGGGCGTGACCCGCTTTATCGACATCGGCTGCGGGATGGTGTCGTACGGCAATGTCCACGAGGTGGCGCGAGCCGCCGACCCGGCCTGCCGCATCGTCCATCTGGACCACGATCCGGTCGCCGTCGCCCATGTCCGCGCGGTGGCCGGCGACGACCCCGGGATCGCGGTGGCCGTCGCCGACCTGCGCAGACCCCGGCAGCTCCTCGACGGCCCCGAGGTCGCCGAACTACTGGAAGCGGCCAGTCCGGTGGCGCTCCTGCTCCTCGGCGTGCTTCCCTTCGTCGAGGACGCGGAGGACCCGTACGGCGCGGTACGGGAGTTGGGCGAAGCCCTCCCGCCCGAGAGTCTGATCGTCATCACCCATGCCGCGTACGACGGCGTTCCGGTGTCGCAGGAGCAGACGGAAGGCGCCCTGGGGGTCTACCGTGACATCCGCAGTCCACTGACATTGCGTTCACAAGAGCAAATTGCTCGGTTCTTCGAGGGGTACGAGATGGTCGAGCCCGGACTGGTGTCCACGCCGCACTGGCGGCCGGACACCCCAGCCGAGCAGGAGGACCCATATGCCTTCTCAAGCTACGCAGGGGTGGGGCGCAAGGCGTGA
- a CDS encoding EAL domain-containing protein, whose product MAPSQATGPTADPDDLEDRLRRFATIWSRAVFPVTATSLTRGEVEEHLLPLARSLCALLHARPFDPAPAQRVGAGLVDAHCTDPDALVRTLGVIDAYLVLYCGGAGEEELTVEDGRTRCTRLQHAVAAGFAAGLRDRTLSEQEAVARSALMARSDAVHALHATETRLRAVFEGAAIGIGVAELDGTVVEVNETLTRMFGGLEHHVRGKKITEWTHPEDRPHVAQLYRELKRGEREHFRVEKPFFRDDGTALWTNLTMSLLRDPEGRPQYLLALLEDTTERRLLNLRLRYEATHDALTGLPNRTLFFERLEKALAGTGPGNGSGAPQTGSGVPQAGAAEARFGLCYLDLDGFKAINDSLGHATGDRLLVEVADRLQSCATAPGEMVARLGGDEFVALTTGPDTEFEVGELASRILGALGTPITVDGREFTVRGSIGIVEGPAGERTTAEVLRSADITMYRAKARGGNRFELADPELDERAITRHGLTTALPAALERGEFFIEYQPLVHMGDGRVHGAEALVRWSHPQHGVLGPDQFIPLAEHTGLIVPLGRWVLQEAVRQACDWQQHRTESGPLRINVNLSPAQLQHPGLVKDTVAVLERAGLEPGALCLEVTESALIGADEGLLQPLRQLAALGVDIALDDFGTGYSNLANLRRLPVSVLKLDRSFTKGMQQAPVDPVDLKIVEGIVSLAHSLELAVTVEGVETGVQADRLRELGCDTAQGWYYARPGPPDQLHTLSLADAI is encoded by the coding sequence ATGGCGCCGTCGCAGGCAACGGGTCCCACGGCGGACCCGGACGATCTTGAGGACAGACTCCGCCGTTTCGCGACCATCTGGAGCCGTGCCGTCTTTCCCGTGACGGCGACCTCGCTGACCCGGGGCGAGGTCGAGGAGCATCTGCTGCCGCTGGCGCGGAGCCTCTGCGCCCTGCTGCACGCCCGCCCCTTCGACCCGGCACCGGCCCAGCGGGTCGGCGCCGGGCTGGTCGACGCCCACTGCACCGACCCCGACGCGCTGGTGCGCACGCTCGGTGTCATCGACGCCTATCTGGTGCTCTACTGCGGCGGCGCGGGCGAGGAGGAGCTGACCGTCGAGGACGGGCGCACCCGCTGCACCCGTCTCCAGCACGCGGTGGCGGCCGGTTTCGCGGCCGGGCTGCGCGACCGGACCCTGTCCGAGCAGGAGGCCGTCGCCCGCTCCGCGCTGATGGCCCGCTCCGATGCCGTGCACGCCCTGCACGCCACCGAGACCCGGCTCCGGGCCGTCTTCGAAGGCGCGGCGATCGGCATCGGCGTCGCCGAACTCGACGGCACCGTCGTGGAGGTCAACGAGACCCTCACCCGGATGTTCGGCGGACTGGAGCATCATGTCCGCGGCAAGAAGATCACCGAGTGGACCCATCCCGAGGACCGTCCGCACGTCGCCCAGCTCTACCGGGAGCTGAAGCGCGGTGAACGCGAGCACTTCCGGGTCGAGAAGCCGTTCTTCCGCGACGACGGCACCGCGTTGTGGACCAATCTGACGATGTCCCTGCTGCGCGACCCGGAGGGCCGGCCGCAGTATCTCCTCGCACTCCTGGAGGACACCACCGAACGGCGGCTCCTCAACCTCCGGCTGCGGTACGAGGCCACCCATGACGCGCTGACCGGGCTGCCCAACCGCACGCTCTTCTTCGAGCGGCTGGAGAAGGCACTCGCCGGCACCGGACCCGGCAACGGTTCCGGCGCCCCGCAGACCGGTTCCGGTGTCCCGCAGGCCGGTGCCGCCGAGGCCCGCTTCGGGCTCTGCTATCTCGACCTCGACGGCTTCAAGGCCATCAACGACAGCCTCGGGCACGCCACCGGCGACCGGCTGCTCGTGGAGGTCGCCGACCGGCTGCAGAGCTGCGCCACCGCCCCCGGTGAGATGGTCGCCCGGCTCGGCGGCGACGAGTTCGTCGCCCTGACCACCGGCCCCGACACCGAGTTCGAGGTCGGCGAGCTGGCCTCCCGGATCCTCGGCGCCCTCGGTACCCCGATCACGGTCGACGGCCGCGAGTTCACCGTGCGCGGCTCCATCGGCATCGTCGAGGGACCGGCGGGCGAGCGCACCACCGCCGAGGTGCTGCGCAGCGCCGACATCACCATGTACCGGGCCAAGGCGCGCGGCGGGAACCGCTTCGAACTCGCCGATCCGGAACTCGACGAGCGGGCCATCACCCGGCACGGACTGACCACCGCGCTGCCCGCCGCCCTGGAGCGCGGCGAGTTCTTCATCGAGTACCAGCCGCTGGTGCACATGGGAGACGGCCGGGTCCACGGCGCCGAGGCGCTGGTGCGCTGGTCCCATCCGCAGCACGGGGTCCTCGGCCCCGACCAGTTCATCCCGCTGGCCGAGCACACCGGACTGATCGTCCCGCTGGGCCGCTGGGTCCTCCAGGAGGCGGTGCGCCAGGCCTGCGACTGGCAGCAGCACCGCACCGAGAGCGGTCCGCTGCGGATCAACGTCAATCTCTCGCCCGCCCAGCTCCAGCACCCCGGTCTGGTCAAGGACACGGTCGCCGTCCTGGAACGCGCCGGACTCGAACCCGGCGCGCTCTGCCTGGAGGTCACCGAGTCCGCGTTGATAGGAGCGGACGAGGGGCTGCTCCAGCCGCTCCGGCAACTGGCCGCACTCGGTGTGGACATCGCCCTCGACGATTTCGGTACGGGCTACTCCAACCTGGCCAATCTGCGGCGGCTGCCGGTGAGCGTTCTCAAACTGGACCGCTCCTTCACCAAGGGCATGCAACAGGCGCCCGTCGATCCAGTCGATCTGAAGATCGTCGAGGGCATCGTGTCACTGGCCCACAGCCTTGAACTCGCGGTCACCGTCGAGGGTGTGGAGACCGGGGTCCAGGCCGACCGGCTCCGGGAGCTGGGCTGCGATACCGCGCAGGGCTGGTACTACGCCCGGCCGGGGCCGCCGGACCAGCTGCATACGCTGTCGCTGGCGGACGCGATCTGA